In the Mastomys coucha isolate ucsf_1 unplaced genomic scaffold, UCSF_Mcou_1 pScaffold18, whole genome shotgun sequence genome, one interval contains:
- the Slc25a33 gene encoding solute carrier family 25 member 33: MATGTQQKENTLLHLFAGGCGGTVGAIFTCPLEVIKTRLQSSRLALRTVYYPQVHLGTISGAGMVRPTSVTPGLLQVLKSILEKEGPKSLFRGLGPNLVGVAPSRAVYFACYSKAKEQFNGIFVPNSNTVHIFSAGSAAFVTNTLMNPIWMVKTRMQLERKVRGCKQMNTLQCARHVYQTEGIRGFYRGLTASYAGISETIICFAIYESLKKCLKEAPIVSSTDGAEKSSSGFFGLMAAAAVSKGCASCIAYPHEVIRTRLREEGSKYKSFVQTARLVLREEGYLAFYRGLFAQLIRQIPNTAIVLATYESIVYLLGERA, translated from the exons GTGCGGGGGCACAGTTGGTGCTATTTTCACATGTCCACTAGAAGTCATTAAGACGCGACTGCAGTCTTCGAGACTAGCTCTTCGGACGGTGTATTATCCTCAGGTTCATCTGGGGACCATTAGTGGAGCTGGAATGGTGAGACCAACATCTGTGACGCCTGGACTCTTACAGGTTCTGAA ATCGATCCTGGAAAAGGAGGGGCCAAAGTCACTCTTTAGAGGCTTGGGCCCAAATTTGGTTGGAGTTGCACCATCAAG GGCTGTGTACTTTGCATGTTACTCCAAAGCCAAAGAACAGTTCAACGGCATCTTCGTGCCTAATAGCAATACTGTGCACATCTTCTCAGCTGGCTCTGCAG CTTTTGTCACAAATACCTTAATGAATCCTATTTGGATGGTTAAAACGAGGATGCAGCTAGAACGCAA GGTGAGAGGCTGCAAGCAGATGAATACACTCCAGTGTGCTCGGCATGTGTACCAGACAGAAGGCATCCGTGGCTTCTATAGAGGGCTGACGGCCTCCTATGCTGGGATCTCAGAGACAATCATCTGCTTTGCTATTTATGAGAGTTTAAAGAAGTGTTTGAAAGAAGCTCCGATAGTCTCCTCCACAGACGGAGCTGAGAAAAGTTCCTCTGGCTTCTTTGGACTCATGGCAGCTGCTGCTGTTTCTAAGGGATGTGCCTCCTGCATTGCTTACCCACACG AGGTCATCAGGACACGGCTCCGGGAGGAAGGCAGCAAGTACAAGTCATTCGTGCAGACGGCGCGCCTGGTGCTCCGGGAGGAAGGCTACCTTGCCTTCTACCGAGGCCTTTTTGCTCAGCTCATCAGGCAGATCCCCAATACCGCCATCGTTCTCGCCACCTACGAGTCCATCGTGTACCTGCTGGGAGAGCGCGCTTAG